From one Fervidobacterium thailandense genomic stretch:
- the gltX gene encoding glutamate--tRNA ligase, whose translation MEVRVRFAPSPTGYLHVGGARTALFNWLFARKHGGKFILRIEDTDIERSTRESEQMIMNDLKWLGLYWDEGPDCGGDYGPYRQSERLELYKKYAYELVEKGHAYFAVYDREDPKKLLYTTTELPSDGNPFTVVFKVPEGRTVAFHDMLKGEIEFSTEHMDDFIILKSNGFPVYNFAVVVDDHLMNITHVLRGEDHISNTPKQLLLYEAFGWTPPQFMHIPLILGSDRTPLSKRHGATAVEHFRREGYLSKALVNYLAILGWSVEEEIFDYMEKIKDFEPEQISNKNVVFDYQKLEWVNGKHLRALEPEKLSQELKNWLDFVGIDEEIPISVALICREKVNTLKQLYEFALPFVKDDFEYEREYIEKFLSKPEAVTILEKSIRAFESLQTVTIETVEQTLRSIASELGLGTNKVFQTIRGAILGRLVTPGLFESIVVLGRDKTLDRLRRTLNYTESLKSEA comes from the coding sequence ATGGAAGTTAGAGTCAGATTCGCACCAAGTCCAACGGGATATTTACACGTTGGTGGAGCCCGGACGGCTCTCTTTAATTGGCTGTTCGCAAGAAAACACGGCGGAAAGTTTATTCTGAGAATAGAAGATACAGACATCGAAAGGTCGACCCGCGAGTCCGAACAAATGATCATGAACGATCTCAAATGGCTCGGGTTGTACTGGGATGAAGGTCCAGATTGTGGAGGAGACTATGGACCGTATCGTCAGAGTGAGAGATTGGAACTTTACAAAAAGTACGCGTACGAGCTCGTGGAAAAAGGCCACGCGTATTTCGCTGTTTACGATAGGGAGGATCCAAAAAAGTTACTGTACACGACAACCGAGTTACCGAGCGATGGGAACCCATTTACAGTCGTCTTCAAAGTTCCGGAGGGTAGAACCGTTGCTTTTCACGATATGCTGAAGGGAGAAATCGAGTTCTCAACCGAACACATGGACGATTTCATAATCTTGAAGTCAAACGGTTTCCCGGTTTATAACTTCGCCGTCGTTGTCGATGATCATTTAATGAACATTACCCACGTACTTCGCGGAGAAGACCACATATCAAACACCCCAAAACAGCTACTTCTCTACGAAGCTTTCGGTTGGACTCCTCCACAGTTCATGCACATTCCTCTCATTCTCGGTTCCGATCGAACACCGCTCAGTAAACGTCACGGGGCCACCGCTGTAGAACATTTCCGGCGCGAAGGGTACCTTTCAAAAGCGCTTGTTAACTACCTTGCGATACTTGGCTGGAGTGTTGAGGAAGAAATATTCGATTACATGGAAAAAATTAAGGATTTCGAGCCAGAGCAAATCTCCAACAAGAACGTCGTCTTCGATTACCAAAAGCTCGAGTGGGTGAACGGTAAACATCTTAGGGCCCTTGAACCTGAGAAACTTTCCCAAGAGCTGAAAAATTGGTTGGATTTTGTGGGTATCGATGAAGAAATCCCGATCTCAGTGGCTCTGATATGCCGCGAGAAGGTAAACACTCTCAAACAGCTTTACGAATTTGCTCTTCCTTTCGTGAAAGATGATTTTGAATACGAGCGCGAGTACATAGAGAAGTTCCTTTCGAAACCTGAAGCGGTAACGATTTTGGAAAAGTCAATCCGAGCCTTCGAGTCTTTGCAAACGGTGACTATTGAGACCGTTGAACAAACACTACGTTCAATTGCCTCAGAACTGGGATTGGGGACGAACAAGGTATTCCAAACCATTCGCGGAGCCATTCTGGGAAGACTTGTAACCCCAGGACTTTTTGAAAGTATCGTAGTTCTTGGACGCGACAAAACACTTGATAGGTTGAGACGAACACTAAATTACACGGAAAGTCTCAAGAGCGAGGCATGA
- a CDS encoding alanyl-tRNA editing protein — protein sequence MKIPERYLDPTVEIREVKRTDGKTILVATKCGLYPDGKGGQLGDRGKLNGATILRIFENGEETIVEVEGIVEPGVYKTEPDLSRRMDIAQQHTGQHILSAAFVHLAEIETVSFHMGEEYFTIDVDVPYIEPSVLKEVEDLANKVVQRDLVVEEILTTAEQVGNYNLRKPLSEKINGPVRLIKIGDFDVSACGGFHTDTTGQVGMIKIIGTEKVKGELTRVYAVSGLRALRYFQKYTDVLKELSKQLTASVDELLIRVRKLQEQARERGLLLSKLSEEYAQVLALKLRDESQEKLLYLEGYTEVGNFLVRYVDLNGRLLVFYDGSKYMFASKSYDVRLLVESLKQTYGGKGGGKADLANYQPDRPVRQEVFVELFNNLYQHVQEV from the coding sequence ATGAAGATACCCGAAAGATATCTCGATCCGACGGTGGAAATTCGTGAGGTTAAACGTACTGATGGGAAGACGATCTTGGTGGCAACCAAGTGTGGACTATATCCCGATGGAAAAGGAGGACAGCTGGGCGATCGTGGGAAGTTAAACGGGGCAACGATTTTGCGCATCTTTGAAAACGGAGAAGAAACAATTGTGGAAGTTGAGGGAATTGTCGAACCGGGAGTTTATAAAACGGAACCGGATTTATCCCGTAGAATGGATATTGCACAGCAGCACACGGGTCAACACATTCTCTCCGCAGCCTTTGTACACCTCGCCGAAATTGAAACGGTCAGTTTTCACATGGGGGAAGAGTACTTCACGATTGACGTTGACGTACCGTACATTGAGCCTTCCGTTTTGAAAGAAGTTGAAGATCTGGCAAACAAGGTGGTCCAGCGAGATTTGGTCGTTGAGGAAATCTTGACCACGGCTGAACAAGTTGGAAATTACAATTTACGTAAGCCACTAAGTGAGAAGATAAACGGTCCCGTCAGGTTGATAAAAATAGGGGATTTTGATGTTTCCGCATGTGGAGGCTTTCACACTGACACCACCGGGCAAGTGGGAATGATTAAAATCATCGGGACGGAAAAAGTAAAAGGTGAACTAACACGAGTCTACGCGGTGTCGGGTTTGCGGGCGCTGAGGTATTTCCAAAAGTACACGGATGTGCTAAAGGAACTGTCAAAACAACTAACCGCATCTGTGGACGAGCTCCTTATCAGGGTTAGAAAGCTTCAGGAACAAGCAAGAGAGAGGGGACTATTGCTTTCAAAGCTTTCGGAAGAATACGCACAGGTGCTTGCGTTAAAACTACGTGATGAGAGTCAAGAGAAGTTACTTTATCTGGAGGGTTACACTGAAGTCGGTAATTTTTTGGTAAGGTACGTGGATTTGAACGGTAGATTGTTAGTTTTCTACGATGGTAGTAAATACATGTTTGCGTCAAAATCCTACGACGTTAGACTTCTCGTTGAAAGCCTCAAGCAAACCTACGGTGGAAAAGGTGGCGGAAAAGCGGATCTTGCAAATTACCAACCCGATAGGCCGGTCAGACAGGAAGTATTTGTAGAATTGTTCAACAATCTCTACCAACACGTTCAGGAGGTGTAA
- a CDS encoding homocysteine S-methyltransferase family protein encodes MGLSREDFKRLLGERVLFLDGAYGTEFFKRRLVGSKEPIELLNINNPEAVLQLQSEYVQAGVDFLLTNTFSANRHKLASLRCEEHFEEINVKAVELARKAAEQGKKPVFVLGDISSTGGLVKPLGDLDSRYVYNIFKEQAKVLFEAGVDGFIIETMSDIKELKLAYLAIRDVAPDVPLLVSMTFEETGVSVTGTSVENYVALFNELDVDAIGANCTLTPDKMLDILKRLAKYSVKPIFIEPNAGKPTLTPDGKLVYKTTPEEFGLYVQDYAELGANIIGGCCGTGPEHIAYMVELIGQRRPRVRNVEKLNVLTDRTHMVNVSPFLIIGERINASGKKKLHEHIRMFNLEPVLKLAKEQEEEGAQVIDVNFGIEATLGDEHFRTVIQELDRYVSPPVSFDIQNDEFLDVALFEYPGRPLINSSKANKRQLDKKVELLKRYGGMLVVLAMDNEIPESAEERYRLGKWAVEYLEFAGISRERVFVDPLVMPFGAKKDFKVTLNTIEMLSKEGIQTIIGLSNFSFGLPDREALNASFLAMALDRGLTAAILNTKEYATMKVLSGMKMLKFAQDLTVKVESNQNDLVSFLLRGSVKDAEAFCFSFLETMGPLGVIQEIVTDAMEKIGQLYAQNKIFLPHLILAAETIKPVLTKLLDLVGNVNSVKLGKVLLATVEGDIHDIGKRIVATVLESNGFEVVDIGKDVPAEKILEAVKNYKPDIVGLSAMMTTTVLNVGKVVKTLREAKINIPIIAGGASMNEELAQRFGCHYARDAQEAVKVCKRLMEHAIRYERSE; translated from the coding sequence TTGGGGTTGAGTAGGGAGGATTTTAAGAGACTTCTTGGAGAGCGAGTGTTGTTTCTTGATGGTGCTTACGGGACCGAGTTTTTCAAGAGAAGACTGGTAGGTTCGAAGGAACCTATCGAACTACTCAATATAAATAACCCCGAAGCGGTTCTTCAGCTACAGTCGGAGTACGTGCAAGCTGGCGTTGATTTCTTGCTGACGAACACCTTTAGTGCGAATAGGCACAAGCTTGCCAGCTTGAGGTGTGAAGAGCATTTTGAGGAAATAAACGTTAAAGCCGTGGAGCTGGCCAGGAAGGCAGCCGAACAAGGAAAAAAGCCGGTTTTCGTACTTGGAGATATATCTTCCACTGGCGGTTTGGTCAAACCTTTGGGTGATCTCGACTCGAGGTACGTTTACAACATCTTCAAGGAACAGGCCAAAGTACTTTTCGAGGCTGGTGTCGATGGATTCATAATCGAGACAATGAGTGACATAAAGGAGCTGAAGCTCGCTTATCTGGCGATAAGGGATGTTGCTCCCGACGTTCCGCTACTTGTGAGTATGACTTTTGAAGAAACGGGTGTGAGTGTTACGGGCACAAGTGTTGAGAATTACGTTGCGCTTTTCAATGAGCTCGATGTTGATGCAATAGGTGCGAACTGTACGTTAACTCCCGACAAAATGCTCGATATTCTCAAGCGTCTTGCAAAATACTCGGTTAAGCCCATCTTTATTGAACCGAACGCCGGAAAACCGACGCTAACTCCGGATGGAAAGTTAGTGTACAAGACGACACCAGAGGAGTTCGGACTCTACGTGCAAGACTACGCGGAGCTCGGGGCGAATATCATTGGCGGATGTTGTGGCACAGGGCCGGAGCATATCGCTTACATGGTGGAACTCATAGGTCAAAGACGTCCGAGGGTGAGAAACGTTGAAAAACTGAACGTTTTAACGGATAGAACACACATGGTTAACGTTTCGCCGTTTTTGATTATCGGTGAGAGGATAAACGCGTCCGGTAAAAAGAAGTTGCACGAGCACATCAGAATGTTCAACCTCGAACCGGTGCTGAAGTTAGCAAAGGAGCAAGAAGAGGAAGGAGCCCAAGTTATCGACGTGAACTTCGGTATCGAGGCTACCCTTGGTGATGAACATTTCAGGACGGTTATACAAGAACTTGATAGATACGTTTCCCCACCAGTTTCGTTCGATATTCAGAACGATGAGTTCTTAGACGTTGCGCTTTTTGAGTATCCAGGACGTCCGTTGATCAATTCTTCAAAGGCAAACAAACGTCAGCTCGATAAAAAAGTGGAGCTTCTAAAGCGGTACGGAGGTATGCTCGTCGTACTTGCAATGGATAACGAGATTCCCGAGAGTGCGGAGGAAAGGTACAGGCTTGGAAAATGGGCTGTTGAGTACCTTGAGTTCGCAGGTATTTCGAGAGAGAGAGTTTTTGTTGACCCACTTGTCATGCCATTTGGTGCGAAGAAAGATTTCAAAGTTACACTGAACACTATCGAAATGCTCTCGAAAGAGGGAATCCAAACAATTATTGGTTTATCCAACTTCAGTTTTGGTTTGCCCGATAGGGAAGCACTAAACGCTTCATTCCTTGCGATGGCGTTGGACCGCGGCTTGACCGCTGCAATTCTGAACACAAAAGAATACGCGACTATGAAGGTACTTAGCGGTATGAAAATGTTGAAGTTTGCCCAAGATTTGACGGTAAAAGTCGAGAGTAATCAAAACGATCTCGTCAGCTTTTTACTCCGAGGAAGTGTTAAAGATGCCGAAGCGTTCTGTTTTTCGTTCCTTGAAACGATGGGACCACTGGGAGTCATTCAGGAAATCGTTACCGACGCGATGGAGAAGATAGGTCAGTTGTATGCGCAAAACAAAATTTTCCTACCGCACTTGATTTTAGCGGCGGAGACGATTAAACCGGTTCTAACTAAACTTCTCGATTTGGTGGGGAACGTGAACTCGGTGAAGTTGGGAAAGGTGTTGCTTGCCACTGTCGAGGGTGATATCCACGACATAGGAAAGCGGATAGTGGCAACCGTGTTGGAAAGCAACGGTTTTGAAGTGGTTGACATTGGGAAGGACGTACCTGCTGAAAAGATCCTTGAAGCTGTGAAAAATTACAAGCCAGATATCGTTGGGCTTTCAGCCATGATGACAACAACCGTGTTGAACGTCGGAAAGGTCGTGAAGACGCTCAGGGAGGCAAAAATCAACATTCCCATCATTGCTGGCGGTGCGTCGATGAACGAGGAACTTGCACAGCGCTTTGGCTGCCATTATGCACGTGATGCCCAGGAAGCTGTCAAAGTGTGCAAGCGGTTAATGGAACACGCGATACGTTACGAACGTTCGGAATAG